TGTAAGCTAGAGCATTCAATTCACGAGCCGATTGCGCGGCAGCCGAGCCGGAATGCACACGCACCCCGGAAAAATCATGACCAAAGCGCTGTTCCATATCCTGCCGCAACACGGGTTCAAGCGGCCTGCCGGAGCTGGCAAGGGCACGCTCTACGCTGGCGGGGGCAGTATCCGTATCCATACTAAGTTTGGTTTGCAAACGTTCGCTCTTACATACCTCGCATTTACCCGTTAATGACGAGTCTGCCGACCCGCCACAAGCGCATTTGCGCTGCAACAGCAATCCCGCGTGAGGCGGTTTGCTCACGATCGGTGATTTAGCAGCAATGTTCTGCAGTGGTGCAGCGGTACTCATTAACTTCAACCCTCTTGGCGATGGTTATAATTCATCTGATCTTTATAGATGCAAATATTATTTCTGTAAAAATGGTAGCGGCTTCCAATCCTTAAAATTGGCATCAAATTGGAAGATGGGTATCGGCGCTACTATTGAAGTAGTTTTTAACTCTCTGTCCGTTATTTCCCACCATTTTGGATTGCTAACTTTTAATTGCGCGTCAATGGCGAGCGGAGCGGTCAAATTGGCGGCTTTGCCTGCCCATTTATCGCTCACTCCAAAGCGTTTGAAGAAGTCCAAATTGTATTTCCATACACCCAAGGCTGAACTTGGATCCCAAAGCTGAAAAACATTACGCTCGAAAAAAGGTTGCTTGAGAGTTAGAAAGTCGGGTTCGGCAAGTTGGACGGAAAGCATTGAATTGTCGGTTTTATTTTTTGTTGAATCATCGATTTTATCTTTTTCTGGATTCGCATCAGGTTTAGCTTCCTGTTTTTGTATAGTGTGGTTACTCCCTGAGGATAATGTAAATTTTTCATCGCTTTGACCAGCATGAATCCCTGCCGCGCCTGTCTGCTGCACCACATGCGTCAACTCATGGGCAATCAGTTTGCGTCCCTCGTGCGACTGTGGCACGAACCCGCCTGCACCAAACACAATGTTGTGACCGACCGTATAAGCATGGGCGTTAATATCTTGGGCTGATTGCTTAGCGGCAAAGTCGGTATGCACCCGCACCTGCGAAAAATCATGACCAAAGCGTTGCCCCATGTCTTGCTGTGTTGCCGGATCAAGCGGGCTACCGGAACCAGATAGCACTCGGTCTACACTGGCGGGTACAGTTCCTGCATCTGCTGTCCCTTGCCCAGTGAAGCGCTGAATATGCAGCGCCGAGCTGCTGACCGCGGAATGAGCGGGTGCAGCCAAAACTTGATCCGCGACCCGATCTGCTTCCTGTTCCAGCGGATCGTTACTGGCGCCTATGGAGAGCTTAGCTTGCAAACGTGGCTTACCCTCGGATTGGCTGGTCAATAACGACTTTGGCACGCTCAAAGCATATTTTCTCTGCAACAACAGCTCTGCGTTAGTGGAATTCCCCAAAAGCATTGACTTATCGGTCGTGTACTCTTGCATCGCGAAAGTGCTCATATCTTCATCCCCTTGCCGATACCCTGCGCCACTTGCGATCCGACGCGCTGCGGTTTTGAATTCTGATCGATCGATATGCTGCCGAGCCGTAACCGCGACATATCGCCATTCACTGTCAACTGCTGGGCGGCCTGTGGATCGGCGAGCAGTCGAGATAATTCTTGCTGCAGGCCCTCAGCGATACCATGCCGGTCTTCGTGCCGAAAACCTTTCAATACCAGACTATCAATATGCAGGACAACACGTTTCATACCCACCCCCGCGTTTCTGCGTCGGTCAAAGGGCGTTCGCGCTTTGATCCTTCGCCGTGAGCGGCTTGCAGCAGATGCCCCATGCCGACAGCTTCGCCTGAATCGGCGGCCAGAAATGCGGCATTAAGAGCGATGTTACGGATGTTTCCGCCTGCCACCTGGAGCTGCGCCAGCTTGCGGTAATCCAGGCCTTGAGTCGGTGTGGCGCCGGGGAATACACTGCGCCAGATGGCCTCGCGCTGTTCGGTATCGGGGAATGTAAATTGCACAACGAAACGCAAACGTCGTTGAAACGCTGTATCCAGAGATGTCTTCAAGTTAGTAGTCAAAATGGCAAGGCCCGTGTAAGCCTCCATCCGTTGCAACAAATAACTCACTTCGATGTTGGCATAGCGATCATGACTGTCTTTCACTTCGCTGCGCTTGCCAAACAAGGCATCGGCCTCGTCGAATAGCAGGATGACCCCGCTGTCCTCGGCAGCATCGAAAACCTTGCGCAAGTTTTTTTCCGTCTCGCCGATGTATTTGCTGACCACTGAGGATAGGTCTATGCGGTAAAGATCGAGATGCAGTTCGTTGGCCAGCACTTCGGCGGCCATGGTTTTGCCGGTTCCGCTTTCACCAGCGAATAGTGTGCTGAGTCCCATGCCGCGAGCACTCTTGCTGGCAAAGCCCCATTCATCGCAAACCTTGAGCCGGTTGCGCACGTGGCTAACGACCTGGCTCAGGATCACTTTCTGATGTTCCGGCAAGATCAGATCCTCCCAACGGGAAACTGGCTCAACACGCTGCGCCAAGTCATCCAGCTGTCGTCGCCCCAAAGTACGGCAGACTCGCCATAGCAATTCGTCTGGCTTATCGCTCGCGCTGATAGCACTACTGATCTCGGCACCGGTACTCAGGATCGTTTGTGCGCTCAATCTGTATTGCGACGCGACGCCCTCCAGCGAACCATTCAGCTTCTGCGCCGCCGAACCTAATGCCTGTTCCCATAAACGCTTCTGATCCGTGGCGCCCGGTTTATTTACGGTGAAGCGCAAGGTGTTGCGTTGCAGCTCTAATGGATTATGACTGGAGATAAACAGCAATCCATTTAAGTTTTCGGCGAGCCAAGTGACTGCGGCTGCATTTGCCTGATCGCGGCATTCGATCAACAAGGCGCTGGACAGCAGCGCCGATTCCCGCTGCCACAGCACGGCAAAGGCATTACGTTCATGAACACCCGCTGGAATGTCTTCCGCATGCAGGATATGAAGTTGCATCCCGAGAAGTTCGGCTGCGACACCGGCGGCGATATCTGCCTGACCATCGCGGTCATCTCCCAGCAATTGGATGACTGGGACAGGTGCATTGCGCTCATACAATGCCTCCAATATAGCTTGTGCAGTTTCGCGTTGAACATCCGCCATCGTCGTTGCCACGCCGCTGGATTGCAGCAAAGGCTCCAGGCGGGTGTCGAGGTAATTTATTCCGGCCAGGAAGTGCAGCACCCGTTCGTCTATGCTTAGGCGCGCATTCGCCAGGTTGGTTTCTTCCGTAACCTCAATCAGGCGCCACCGGCGCAGGGGGCGTATCGAACTGAGCGCACTCCAATGCGGCTCTTCCAGCGTCGCCAGCGCCAGACTGAATGTCGCATAGGATCGCTGAGGATTATTTTGCGCAGTAGCGCATAACAAGGAAAAATTTGAGTCCATTTCCACGCCTGCGCAAAACAGAAGAATGTCTCGTTCGAAAGGACTTAAACCGAAGCATTCCGCCAAGCGATCTATGGCTGACTGTGCCGATAATGCAGTGCGAATTTCGGCTGCTGTAGTCATTGCCGAGCTCTGATCTTCACCACCCAAGCGCGCCTTGATCCGAGTAAATTCAGCCACCATCAGGCGTTGATTTGCATCGGTCCATTCCTGGCGTGGGTCGGAGGTGCTCATGGCACGGTTAATACCTGTGTGTTGTCAAATTGCGGCGGCGCAGTAAGCCGGATCACCAGTAGACTGTCAGCACCATCGACCCGCAAGCGTAACAGGTGGTTTCCCGCGGGCAATTGCGCATATTTGAATTGAAGGTTGGCTGTCGGGACGGTAAATTTCTCCGGCGACGCCTCATATCCTCCGGCGTTGAGGCTTATTCGTTGAGCGGGTCGAGCTTGTGGTGTAAAGGCAAGATTGATGGTCACACCGGTAGAATCACGTGTGGCAATGGAAGTCGCTACGTCAATACGCGGCGCCAGAAACAATGCAAGTGAATTAGTACTACGGGTTTCAGTCTCGCCGGGACGTTGTAAAAGCGCGGTCACTTCCCATATACCTGCAGGCCAGTCGATATTGGCCTGAGCTATATTAGGCAAGGTTACTGAAAAACTTTCTTCGTTTGCATTAGTACCGAAAGAAAGATCAATCGGTGCCGTCAGGCTAGGATGCGCGAAACGCACGACAAGATTTGTTCCATTGAGGTTGTATCCTTTCAGCTTGATGGCTTCGCCGAGGCGTGCAGCTATCTGCTTCTGGGGCAGTTCTATGCCAGCGAGTATTGGATAAGGGGAAGTCAGGCCAGCCACCGCTGTAATACCACTTTCATACCACGTATCCACATTAAGCGGATCAGGCTTTACCACAGGCCCGCGTGATAACACCGGCAAGGATGATCGTACCGATTGGGTCGATTCTATTAACACCACACTGGCCATGTAGGCTGCGGTGGGACGCAAATGACTTTGCGTGGCGGTCCAGAGCTTGGACATTTCTTCGGTGTTGAGATATTCCGGCGTGATTTTGATCAGCTCGATCTGATTTTCCAGTCCAGAATCTGCCAACGCTTTCAGCGCGGGCGGAAGTGCTATACCGCCTATCGGAGGCGATGGATCGAGTGCCTTCCGAATAGCTTTACGACTGAGTATAGGCATTTCGTGCAGAAGTTGCATGGCATAACCGAGCAGAATTTCGCCGTGCAGGTCTTCGCTACCGTGAGCAGAAAGCAGGTAATGCAGGTTGAGCGCGAGCGGTGCGTTGGATAATCGCTGGCTACCGGAAGCATCGTGCGTAGGAAACCTTTCGTTGCGCCAACCACTATTGGGCGTAACGTGGTACATGAACAAATTAAGTTGGGATGACTCAGTGCCACCATTTGCCGGTATCACCCGATCCGGTGGGCCAGCGGTTACCGAAACCGTAGAACCGAGAGTGCCTGTTGCATCATTGTTAATCAGCCCGTCATTGAGCAGATCGCGCAACACTGCGGTCACCCCGGCAATGGCGAGAGCGCTGCTCATGTTCCTCTCCCTCGGCGAGCAAGATATTCATCGAGCGATAACGGCTTGGCTGCCGCCGGAGCTTGACGTTTCGGCGCCGGTGACTCATGCACGGCAGTTACTTCGATGCGACCTATGCTCACATGCACTTCGGTGATTTCATCAACCTGACTCTGCCGACTGGCACCGCTGTGTTCTCCACGCTGCGCTGCCACATTTGTGTTCAAAGCCGAGGAACGTGTAGCTTGCTTTAACGGCAAAAGCGGCGAAGGATAATTGTTGTCTGTGGGAACTGTGGAATTACTCTCTGGCAAACGCGCTTCAATTCCCTCAGCCAAAACTGGAGGTTCGCTCGCAACCGTTTTTTCTTTACCTGATTGCTGCAACATCGCTTTCGGCGATGAAGATAGACCGCTGGGACGATCCGGCTTTGTATAAACAGTGTCCGATTGCACAACTAATACTTCAGGTGAAGACGATGCCACTTCATTGTCGCCAGGTTGTGTCCCGATTTCCCTAGCAGTATTGGCGTGATGCTGTTCTGGGCTAGACATAGCATCCCGTTCCTCATCCCTGTCGCCTACATGTTTCACACCACTATTGCCCCTATGTTGGCGCTCGCTACCAGCAGTATCCAACGTAGGGCCTCGCCTGTCCGGCTCTACCGTACTGACAGGCGAAAATGGGACTGCATAAGGTGTGCGTACTGCGGAACGCAGGGTATTTGTCCTGCCCATGGCCTGTGCG
This genomic interval from Candidatus Nitrotoga sp. AM1P contains the following:
- a CDS encoding eCIS core domain-containing protein, whose translation is MSTFAMQEYTTDKSMLLGNSTNAELLLQRKYALSVPKSLLTSQSEGKPRLQAKLSIGASNDPLEQEADRVADQVLAAPAHSAVSSSALHIQRFTGQGTADAGTVPASVDRVLSGSGSPLDPATQQDMGQRFGHDFSQVRVHTDFAAKQSAQDINAHAYTVGHNIVFGAGGFVPQSHEGRKLIAHELTHVVQQTGAAGIHAGQSDEKFTLSSGSNHTIQKQEAKPDANPEKDKIDDSTKNKTDNSMLSVQLAEPDFLTLKQPFFERNVFQLWDPSSALGVWKYNLDFFKRFGVSDKWAGKAANLTAPLAIDAQLKVSNPKWWEITDRELKTTSIVAPIPIFQFDANFKDWKPLPFLQK
- a CDS encoding ATP-binding protein — translated: MSTSDPRQEWTDANQRLMVAEFTRIKARLGGEDQSSAMTTAAEIRTALSAQSAIDRLAECFGLSPFERDILLFCAGVEMDSNFSLLCATAQNNPQRSYATFSLALATLEEPHWSALSSIRPLRRWRLIEVTEETNLANARLSIDERVLHFLAGINYLDTRLEPLLQSSGVATTMADVQRETAQAILEALYERNAPVPVIQLLGDDRDGQADIAAGVAAELLGMQLHILHAEDIPAGVHERNAFAVLWQRESALLSSALLIECRDQANAAAVTWLAENLNGLLFISSHNPLELQRNTLRFTVNKPGATDQKRLWEQALGSAAQKLNGSLEGVASQYRLSAQTILSTGAEISSAISASDKPDELLWRVCRTLGRRQLDDLAQRVEPVSRWEDLILPEHQKVILSQVVSHVRNRLKVCDEWGFASKSARGMGLSTLFAGESGTGKTMAAEVLANELHLDLYRIDLSSVVSKYIGETEKNLRKVFDAAEDSGVILLFDEADALFGKRSEVKDSHDRYANIEVSYLLQRMEAYTGLAILTTNLKTSLDTAFQRRLRFVVQFTFPDTEQREAIWRSVFPGATPTQGLDYRKLAQLQVAGGNIRNIALNAAFLAADSGEAVGMGHLLQAAHGEGSKRERPLTDAETRGWV
- a CDS encoding DUF4255 domain-containing protein, with the protein product MSSALAIAGVTAVLRDLLNDGLINNDATGTLGSTVSVTAGPPDRVIPANGGTESSQLNLFMYHVTPNSGWRNERFPTHDASGSQRLSNAPLALNLHYLLSAHGSEDLHGEILLGYAMQLLHEMPILSRKAIRKALDPSPPIGGIALPPALKALADSGLENQIELIKITPEYLNTEEMSKLWTATQSHLRPTAAYMASVVLIESTQSVRSSLPVLSRGPVVKPDPLNVDTWYESGITAVAGLTSPYPILAGIELPQKQIAARLGEAIKLKGYNLNGTNLVVRFAHPSLTAPIDLSFGTNANEESFSVTLPNIAQANIDWPAGIWEVTALLQRPGETETRSTNSLALFLAPRIDVATSIATRDSTGVTINLAFTPQARPAQRISLNAGGYEASPEKFTVPTANLQFKYAQLPAGNHLLRLRVDGADSLLVIRLTAPPQFDNTQVLTVP